AGAGTTAAATAACGAAGATTGCCACGCGAGCCTTCAGCTCGCTCGCAATGACATCTTTTTTAAAAATGTTAACTCAATATGAAAACTGCCTACTGACATTTTCACGTAGCAGTTAACTGACATATTGACGGAGCTTGTACACCCCACTTCGTTTGATTTTAGTAGGAAGTTACAAATTGAAATGAATTTAATTTTTTTAAACTTTTATCAAAAGTTAGGGTTGTCTCACAATCATGGCTTTGATTAAGCCTGCCAATGAGGCAATCAGCAAAATCAACGCTATTAACCTTAAAATCATCTAACGCGCCCCAAATCGTATCCCTTTTCTCAAAAGTAATTTCCCGCGTGGTTAGCAATTTCTCAATAATGAGAATGATGTCTTTCTTATTGAGTTCATAACAAGAATCCAACACCCAAACAAGTTCGCATATAACGATGAGATTGATAAAAAATTCATCCCCCGCCTCAATAATCTTTGCTGCAGTTTTAGCCTGCAAGTCGTCATCTTGCACTAAATAACGCACTAAAACATTCGTATCTAAGCCAATCATAGTTTCCTCTTAAATCTAGATTTAACGGCTTGATTCATGGCTTCTATCGTAACCGATTTTTTAGAAAAAGGTTTTAAGATTCCCTTAAGCTCTCTTACTGAAATCATAGCGGGTTTTAGCATCACACTTCCATCTTCCTTGATAATAAAATCGATACGGTCGCCTGTTTCGATCTTTAACAATTTACGAACGTCTTTTGGAATGGTGGTCTGGCCTTTACTAGTTAAAACGGAGGTCGGCATTAAATTCCTTTCTTAATATTATTTTCCTTACCTTATAGTAAGGAAAATAAACGGCCTCTGTCAAGGGGCGTTCCAAAAAATCACCAATTCCTTACAAAATAATCAAAGGTTTCAATATGGCAAACTGCTTAGGCCCTATCCCCTTAATTTTTAAAAGATCTTCTTTACGCTTAAAGGGCCGCTTTTGCCGCCATTGAATGATCGCCTCAGCCCTTTTAGGGCCAATGGCAGGCAGCTTTATCAATTCTTCTTTAGACGCAAGGTTTAGATTAATCACTCCTACAAATTCTTTCGCAAGAATTTGGGAAGGCAAGGCCAGCAAGAAAAAGCCTAAGATCAAAACAAAAAATATTTTTTTGATCATGACACGGCCTCCTTCGCAGGAGCTGCGGCTTGCCTAGGTTTGCGTTTGCGAATATGGATTTTCCCCGTAAAAGGCAGGGCATCGAGCAGCACATTAATCGATTGATCACGATTAATAAAAGCAACCCCAATTTTAGCCCAGGGCCGATCTTGATCTTCAGGGGTAATGGCAAATACATCTAAAATTTCTAACGACATGCGAACCTCCTATATTTGCCAAAAGGAGAAAGCAAAAACAGTGCCAAAATCGCTAAGTTAAAATTTCTGAATGGAATTATAATAATTTGTCATTGCGAGCGAGCCCTGAGCCTGCCCCGGCCCACGAGCCGGGGTGGCAATCTCACCAGTTAAAACGGAAGATTGCTTCACCCCTAAAGGGGTTCGCAATGACAGATTACTTTGATAATAAACGGATCTCATAATAAGACGCCTTGTTTCAATCTGAGACTCATCTTCGTCGTCTGTTTCGTTTTGATCTTCTTCGACTGGGTCTTCTTCTTCACCAGCCTCTTCATCATCAGGCTTACTCGCGGATACATCAGGTGCTGCCTCAGACAAATCGCCGCTAGAAGCCGGGGCCGGATTCCCAACATCAACCACCGTGATTGGGGGAGTGGGGTTGCCTACATCCACAACCTCACCCCCACAACCCGCTAACATTAAAAACAAACTTAAGATTAACGCCCACTTTTTCATGATCATCCTCTACCATACATAAGATTTAAGCATGCTCAATTGCCCATCTAACTGGTGCAGGCTCAAACCCTCGGTGGTTAACAAAATCAACACCTTGGTTTTACTATCCCCTAAAAAGATACTGCGTTGAACATGCTCAAGATCAGGCCCATATCCATATTCATTGGCATTGGTGCTCAATTGATAAGTCCCGGCCAAGGTAAAACTATTATCGGCATTGAGTTTATAAAGTTGCACTCCACTGTAAAGAAAAGGCCCATACTGGCTGCCACCAGCCGAGGGCCCATGCAAATCAATGGGTAAAGCTAGCATGGATAGAGTTGGATCATAGGTAAAGGCATGGGGTTCATACAATGCTATCGAATCAGTGCCCCGCCCCCCTATGACGGAGGAAGAATCCTCTAATGGATCTGAAGGGTTAGTGACATCAAAGACCGAAAGCTTTAACCCCTGAAACCAGGCAAAATCACCCATGTCTTCAGCATCGTTGCCCAAACCGATCAAATGGTTTTCATCAATAGGATGCAAATAGGTCGAAAAACCTGGCACCTTGAGTTCACCCGCCACTTTAGGGTTCTTTGGATCTGCCAAATCAATCACAAAAAGTGGGTCCACTTTTTTAAAAGTCACCACATATCCCTTGGGGCCAATGAATCTTACGGCATAGATCTTTTCGCCTTTGGCAAGACCTTCTACTTTACCCAAAAGCTTTAACCCAGAATCTTGGGTATCTAAGGTGTAGACCTGGTTAACGGCCGAATTGTTACTCCCAAAACCACCGATGTCACCTTGGGTCGTCGCCACCCGTAAGGCCCCTTGCCATTCGCCCATGGCATATTCATTGAGCAAATGCCCATCAACTTGGCCACTACCGGTGTAAATTGGTTTTTCGGCCAAAGCAAAGCGATGAATAGCGGTTTGATCTTCACCCAACACACCCTCACTCACATAAAGGGCGCGCCCGCTGGCATAGATTAGATCGCTCAATCCCAACACCAAAGCATGTTGATCGGCTACAGTTACATCGGCAAAAGATACTGTGGTTACATCCACCAAGAACTTCGCTGTATTATTAGAAGAGGCATAAAATTCAGTGCATTGGGCAGGATCTTCTGTAATAGCCCCATTAGCAGAAAGAGAATGGTAGGCTCTAGCCTGATAAGTTTTAGAAAAATCAAATTGATCGATCTGTTCTAAATTTTCTTTTTTCAGTTTTTCAATATACTTTACTAATTTTTCTTTACCCAATACGGTGGCTTTTTCTTCTGCACAATCCACCAAATCATAGGGGATTGAATAACTCATGTTGGGTATCGACAATCCCACATTTGAAATCAAATGGATTTTATCTCCAATCCGTCGATCGGCTGATAAATGGCCCGGATAATAAGACTCTCGCAATACCTTGGGGCTTTTGGGAGCACTTATATCTAAAACGGTCATTTGAGTAAAACCAGCTCCACTGTTTACTGGGCTTGTCTTAACTCCCACGGGTAACTGGTTATTCCAAACTTTGGATAGGATCACGACCTTGTTTTGAGAAAGATAGAGGGCCTCGGCTTCTCCATCAACAGCAAGACTCGCCAATAAAGTAAATTGGCTAACTGGCCATACTTGAAAGATATAAAATTTATTTTGACTCAAGGCATAAACGTATTTGCCATCTGTTTTGATAAGATCGGATTCATCCACGCCTTTTTCCTGAACGTTCGTAGGGGTAAAAGTCGCAGCTTCACTCGCGGGAGAAGAAGCCAAAGATGGCGTAACGTCATAATAATATTTTACACAAAATTGATCCGGCTCTTTGAGATAGGCATCTAAGGGGTCATTCATTTGTTGAACGGCGCTGGTTTTGAGATAACTATTAACCTCGTCACAACTTTGCATCGGGGTCAGGCCTATTTTTTTCTGGAATGATCCGACAGGATCTTCGGCTGTACTTTGGCAACCCACCCCTAATAAACTCAAAGCAATTAATAAGTAGAAGCGTTTCATACTTGTCCTTTCTCTTTCGCATCCAAGCGAAAAAGTTGAAGATTGAATTGATAAACCCCGGTGGGCTTCCCCTCAGGTTTCGATAAATAATGGATAACGAGTTTACGAAAATCTCGAATCATCCCTTTGACCTTACTCAATTGCCCAAGACTTAAGGCCATGGTCATGCCCCCAAATTCGCGTTCTTCGGGGGTTTGCTCGGTTAAGGCCACCCGAGCCCGAGCGATAACTTGCTCATGATAGGAATAAGCTGCCAAAAATTGGGCTTCTTCCCCGGTGGTAATTGGCTGATCTGAAATTTGTAATTTCCCCTGTTCATCACGAACTAATAATTTTAATTTGAGGAGTAACTCGATGGCCTCGCGAGCTTGTTTAGGAGTCACCGCATGATCCAATCGCCCGGCAATCCAAGCAGGGTCTTCTTGAAATTCAGCCAAACGCACTAATTCTAAAATAGCGGGATAATACCAAGTAGAAAGAAACTCATATTGCTCTTTTTCTAACTGTCGCACTCGCTCACATTCTGGAAAAGCCAAGAGTTGTTGATAATAATTTTGTTTACGTTCAGCATCTTTGGCCTGAGCGTAGTTCACCAACAATTCAAAAAACTTAGTCTCACGAGCGCTTAATTTTAAAGCCTGACTAAACCGGTCGATGCTCTCCTCGGTTAAATTGCGCTTGCCTTGAATCACCAACATCAAAAAATTGGGGGAACTGTAACCCGCACGTTTAGCAAAATATCGATAAGAAAAGGCTGGGCTAGCCGCTTTGGCCTGTTGAAAGCGATCTTTTAAAAACATTCGATAGTCCCGATAGGTATAAATGGGTTCGATCTGCATGATGTCCTTTCTTGACTTTAGCATCGGCTAAAGTCCACAGATGGTTGTTTGATTTTAGTAAATTTCGTATTCTTATAGAATACATATCAAAATATTTATTTTTAATAACTTATTAAAATTATTAATCTATTAATAATTTTTCACTTACTAATGAATTACATTTCATATTTATCAAATATATAAGAATACATCTTGGGCAGTAATGCCTCAGTTTTAGGGGTTTAACTTTCCTCAACCCGCGCGGAATTTATCCTGAGGCTCGGCGAAGGACTCCTCGTATTCGCACTTAAAAAACATTAGTTTGTTTGGAAGCTTGTCCCGAGGTTTTACGAGGGATCTCCTCGTTCGTAGGAGATCCTTCGCTAAGGCTCAGGACAGGCTTCTACAAACTATATGTTTTTTAAGTGCTCATGACTCGTCGTTCTCGCGCAAAGGGTTTCGGAAAGCTAAACCCCTAAAACTGAGGCATTACTACGAAGGCTTAAAAAGTATTGATTTTTTTGTTTAATAAATATATGCTTATTCATATGGAATCTATATTGACTTCACTTAGCTTGCCTAAAAATTTAGAAATTAAAATTAAAAAACTTGCGAAAAGTCGTGGTCAACCTAAGAGCAAACTTATTCAAGAAGCTCTCTTCCAATATGTGCAAAGACAAGAGTTAGAAGAAATTGAAAGGAAAATGCAGCAAAAGGCCAGGCAACTAGGCATTGAATCGGATGAAGATGTGGTAGAAATGATTCACGAATTACGGAAAAGCAAGTCGTGAGGGTGGTATTTGATACAAACATTTTTATTTCAGGTTTACTTTTTAAAGGAGGCATCCCCTCAAGACTTATAGACTTAGCTCACGACAAAAAATTCGATCTCTTCTTTTCTCCCGAAATTTTGGAAGAAATAAAAAGGGTCTCTCAACTGAAGTTTGAGTTAACCCTCCATGAAAGAGATCGTTTGTTAAGTTTTATCGAAAAGCTAGGTGCTAAAGTTTATCCATCCCAAGAAGTTAGCTTGATCAAAAATGACTGGACCGATAATCGTATTTTGGAATGTGCTCTGGAGGCAGAGGCTGATTATCTGGTTACGGGAGACAAAAAACATCTTCTCCATCTTACCCATTCCTTTTCTTTCCAAATTGTACTACCCACTCATTTCTACAAAATTTACTATACTAACAAGTCCTCTGTATAGGCTACAGATTGCGAGGATTATGTGGCGAGAGAAGGAAGATGAGCAAAAAGCCCGCAGGCGTACCTTAGGGTACGTCGAGGACTTTTTGCGAAATCTGACGCGCTCGCAGCCCATAAACCGAAGCAAGCTGTAGCCTATATAGAGGACTTGTTAGTAAGATTGCCTTGCCACTGCTCAATTTGTTGGCGGTATTGAAGATAAGTTTCTGCAGCCAAAGATGACAAGCTTTCTTGATCTTTAAGCATCTCTAATTTTCGAATGATCTCTTTAAAGAGATGTATCTCTTCATTCCTTTTTTCGTGGGCAGGTTGCCAATCAACCACGCTTGAATTGCCTAAGGCGTTAAGCTCCCGGTCAAGTTCTGAAAAAATATTTTCTAAAATTTTTATATGAAGCAAGATGGATTGAAGCCCCTCTTCAAATGGCAAGGTGTCGGGGGCCCTGGCTTCTGAGAGTGGAACCAAAAATTCATACAGTTCACTGGCCAAATAGGCCCAGGTGATTTCGAACTGTTTTTCTAAGTCGGTTATGGTTTCGAATTGTTCGTTCATAAAATGGAAGATTCTTCACCATCATGGGTCCCTGCCTTCGCAGGGATGACATTG
The nucleotide sequence above comes from Deltaproteobacteria bacterium. Encoded proteins:
- a CDS encoding TIGR02147 family protein — its product is MQIEPIYTYRDYRMFLKDRFQQAKAASPAFSYRYFAKRAGYSSPNFLMLVIQGKRNLTEESIDRFSQALKLSARETKFFELLVNYAQAKDAERKQNYYQQLLAFPECERVRQLEKEQYEFLSTWYYPAILELVRLAEFQEDPAWIAGRLDHAVTPKQAREAIELLLKLKLLVRDEQGKLQISDQPITTGEEAQFLAAYSYHEQVIARARVALTEQTPEEREFGGMTMALSLGQLSKVKGMIRDFRKLVIHYLSKPEGKPTGVYQFNLQLFRLDAKEKGQV
- a CDS encoding putative toxin-antitoxin system toxin component, PIN family is translated as MVFDTNIFISGLLFKGGIPSRLIDLAHDKKFDLFFSPEILEEIKRVSQLKFELTLHERDRLLSFIEKLGAKVYPSQEVSLIKNDWTDNRILECALEAEADYLVTGDKKHLLHLTHSFSFQIVLPTHFYKIYYTNKSSV
- a CDS encoding helix-hairpin-helix domain-containing protein, whose amino-acid sequence is MIKKIFFVLILGFFLLALPSQILAKEFVGVINLNLASKEELIKLPAIGPKRAEAIIQWRQKRPFKRKEDLLKIKGIGPKQFAILKPLIIL
- a CDS encoding ribbon-helix-helix protein, CopG family, whose translation is MESILTSLSLPKNLEIKIKKLAKSRGQPKSKLIQEALFQYVQRQELEEIERKMQQKARQLGIESDEDVVEMIHELRKSKS
- a CDS encoding type II toxin-antitoxin system PrlF family antitoxin, which codes for MPTSVLTSKGQTTIPKDVRKLLKIETGDRIDFIIKEDGSVMLKPAMISVRELKGILKPFSKKSVTIEAMNQAVKSRFKRKL
- a CDS encoding type II toxin-antitoxin system VapC family toxin, translating into MIGLDTNVLVRYLVQDDDLQAKTAAKIIEAGDEFFINLIVICELVWVLDSCYELNKKDIILIIEKLLTTREITFEKRDTIWGALDDFKVNSVDFADCLIGRLNQSHDCETTLTFDKSLKKLNSFQFVTSY
- a CDS encoding beta-propeller domain-containing protein; amino-acid sequence: MKRFYLLIALSLLGVGCQSTAEDPVGSFQKKIGLTPMQSCDEVNSYLKTSAVQQMNDPLDAYLKEPDQFCVKYYYDVTPSLASSPASEAATFTPTNVQEKGVDESDLIKTDGKYVYALSQNKFYIFQVWPVSQFTLLASLAVDGEAEALYLSQNKVVILSKVWNNQLPVGVKTSPVNSGAGFTQMTVLDISAPKSPKVLRESYYPGHLSADRRIGDKIHLISNVGLSIPNMSYSIPYDLVDCAEEKATVLGKEKLVKYIEKLKKENLEQIDQFDFSKTYQARAYHSLSANGAITEDPAQCTEFYASSNNTAKFLVDVTTVSFADVTVADQHALVLGLSDLIYASGRALYVSEGVLGEDQTAIHRFALAEKPIYTGSGQVDGHLLNEYAMGEWQGALRVATTQGDIGGFGSNNSAVNQVYTLDTQDSGLKLLGKVEGLAKGEKIYAVRFIGPKGYVVTFKKVDPLFVIDLADPKNPKVAGELKVPGFSTYLHPIDENHLIGLGNDAEDMGDFAWFQGLKLSVFDVTNPSDPLEDSSSVIGGRGTDSIALYEPHAFTYDPTLSMLALPIDLHGPSAGGSQYGPFLYSGVQLYKLNADNSFTLAGTYQLSTNANEYGYGPDLEHVQRSIFLGDSKTKVLILLTTEGLSLHQLDGQLSMLKSYVW